GTACAAGTCTGACGGCGTTGTCGACAACGATGTCTTTCTGCTCCCTGGGCCCGACTATGTGGCGGCTCTTGGAGTGACTGTCCTGGCCACCATTGTGCGCCTGTTCAAGATCTACCTGCCCACTAGTGTTGTATTTGACGAAGTCCAGTGAGTCTCGCCTCTTTGCCATGCTCCTCTGTATCCAAGCTCCATCTGTGCCATTGTGCTAATTACTCCTGTGCTTTTTAGTTTCGGTGGTTTCGCTTCCAAATACATCAAGGGCAAGTTCTTCATGGACGTACACCCTCccttggccaagatgctcatTGCCCTCACTGGATGGCTTGCGGGCTTCGACGGCAATTTCGATTTCAAGGATATTGGCAAAGATTATCTGGAGCCTGGCGTTCCCTATGTCGCCATGCGTCTGTTCCCTGCGATTTGCGGCATCTTCCTCGCTCCCTTCATGTTCTTGACGTTGAAGGCGGTTGGCTGCCGAACGACGACCGCCGTGCTTGGCGCTGGCTTCATCATTTTTGGTAAATACACGCCACCCTTGTTCTTAGTgttcttttgctgctttgcTGCGAGATCATATTACGATGTTGAGTAAAACCCGGTTCTAACCAAGGTTTCTGCAGAAAACGGTCTTCTTACTCAGGCCCGTCTGATTCTTCTGGATTCCCCCCTGGTTGCTGCTACGGCTTTCACTGCCATGTCCTTTACCTGCTTCACCAATCAACATGAGCAGGGACCGGAGAAGGCGTTTCAGTTGAGCTGGTGGTTCTGGCTTGCCATGACTGGTCTTGGTCTCGGCATTACCTCCAGCATCAAATGGGTTGGCCTTTTCACTATTGCCTGGGTGGGATCCTTGACTCTTCTGCAGCTGTGGGTTCTCCTCGGCGACAGTAAGAACGTCTCTGTTGTACGTAAAAGATATTCTATTCCATTCCCCCTTTCCCTCATGGCCATTGAGTATTGGCGCTAACCTAGCTTTTTGAATGCAGCGTCTCTGGTTCAAGCACTTCATGGCCAGAGTTTTCtgcctcatcatcattcccGTTACCTTCTATCTCGCCATGTTCGCCATTCACTTCCTTTGCCTGACCAACCCTGGTGAGGGTGATGGATTCATGAGCTCTGAATTCCAGGCTACTCTGAACAGCAAGGGTATGAAGGACGTTGCTGCCGACGTCGTCATGGGAAGCCGAGTTACCATCCGCCATGTCAATACTCAGGGTGGCTACCTCCACTCTCACCCCCTCATGTACCCTACCGGTAGCTTGCAGCAACAGATCACTCTGTATCCCCACAAGGACGACAACAACATTTGGATCCTGGAGAACCAGACTCAGCCCCTGGGCATTGATGGCCAACCGCTCAACGGAACTCTGGCCTGGGATGCTTTGCCAGAGGTGCACCACATTGTTGATGGCTCTGTCCTCCGTCTCTACCACCAGCCTACCTTCCGACGCCTTCACTCACACGACGTGCGACCCCCGGTCACCGAGGCTGACTGGCAAAATGAGGTCTCTGCATACGGCTACGAAGGCTTTGAAGGCGATGCCAACGATCTGTTCCGTGTTGAGATTGTCAAGAAGCAGTCCAAGGGAGCCCTGGCCAAGGAACGCCTCCGAACCATTGAGACCAAGTTCCGATTGGTCCACGTCATGACTGGCTGTGCTTTGTTCTCCCACAAGGTCAAGCTCCCCGAGTGGGCTTCCGAGCAGCAAGAGGTTACTTGCGCCCGCGGAGGTAGCGTGCCCAACAGCGTCTGGTATGTCGAGCACAACGAGCACCCTCTCCTCGGCGATGACGTCGAAAAGGTCAACTACGCCAACCctggcttctttggcaaatTCTGGGAGCTCCACAAGGTCATGTGGAGGACGAACGCTGGTCTGACCGACTCTCATGCCTGGGACTCTCGACCCCCCTCATGGCCTATCCTTCGTCGTGGTATCAACTTCTGGGGCAAGCACCACATGCAAGTCTACCTCCTTGGCAACCCTCTGATCTGGTGGTCTAGCACGGCCGTCGTTGCGATTTGGGTCATCTTCAAGGGTGTTGCCATTCTCCGATGGCAGCGCGGATGCAATGACTATGCTAGCAGCACATTCAAGCGTTTCGATTATGAGATTGGTACCTCCGTCCTGGGCTGGGCCCTGCATTacttccccttcttcctgATGGAGCGCCAGCTTTTCTTGCACCACTATTTCCCGGCACTCTACTTCGCCATCATTGCGCTCTGCCAGATGTTCGACTTTGTGACAGCAAGAATCCCCGCCGCTCTTGGTTACCGTGGCACTCTCATTAACCGCGTCGCCACCGTGTCCTTCCTTGTCCTTAGCGCAGTAGTGTTCACCCTGTTCGCCCCATTGGCCTACGGCACGCCTTGGACCAAGGCAGAGTGCATGCGGGTCAAGCTCTTTGACAAGTGGGACTTTGACTGCAACACCTTCCTTGATGATGTAAGTCTTTCCCAAGCAATTCCCAAACATAAACTTCCCACTCGTGGGTAAGGGGATAATCAAGTCATTGAAAAAGGATCGATTCTGAACAGCTATGACTAACGTATTTCGATGTTTAGTACCAGGGCTATACTTTGACATCACTTCCCCCTTCAAGCGCTGCACCTTCAGTACCTGTTGCCGACGTTAACCAGGACCAGAAGCCTCTGGCGCCGCCCGTTATCTCTGAAGCAGCCGTTCCCCCGGAGCCCAAGATCCTCtccaaagaggagaagattgagtACCGGGATCAGGATGGAAATCTACTGAATGACGAGCAGGTCAAGGCTCTCGAAGGCAAGGTTGAGTTCCAGACCAAGTACGAGACTAAGACTCGCGTCGTCGACGAGCAGGGACGCGAGGTCCCAATGCCCGAAGGCGGCTGGCCCGATAACATGGTCGGTGGTGTTGCTCCACCTCACCCTGACGTTGAGGGTGTTGACAAGGAGAccgccaaggctgagagCGCTGAGGCCCCCAAGGAGGCccccaaggaggaggctgttgcAAGTTCCGATGGCGAAAAGGAAGCCGAGAACCTCAAGGCTAAGCCCGCTAGcgaaggacaagaagccaCTATTCAGGAAGAGCTGTAGGGGAGTGGAAAGCTGCTGAGTTTTGAAATTTTCACGAgcgaaacaaaaaaaaaatcacgTCACCTTCAGAGACGGTGTCTCAATATTCTTTTAATATGCGTCGCACTATTACTTATGCCCTCGTGGCCAACTATTCAGGGGCGGTGTCTTGTTACAGGCAAACCCCCAACTCAACCATTTGGAATGAATCGAGGGCTTAGGGACGATGGGGCGCTACGGGGAGGTTTTTGTTTGGGCGGCGAAAGGAAACGATCTTGCTCAACTGGGTCtagatgaaaatgaaaacgTGTTTGAAAAAAGTTAATGgaagaggggaagaaaagaggggcgacgagaaagagaagaagagcgagtgagagagagagaagttGCAGTCACTATACGATTGTCATCTATCATGTAGCGTCTGATGTACACCAATTCTTCTGCAGAATAGTCTCCTTGTTAACAATACGTAACGTCTTTGTCATGACAAGCAACATTAATGTTTGGTGGTGTTACTGTCTGTGTATCGGATGTACGAGATAATTGAACAAAATTAACTCATTTTTTTGTGTGTCTTTTCATTTCTCTGCTTTGAGGTATATAATGCGGTAAATACCTGGATTATTGTATACCTATAAggacacacacacatatatacTGCATCCAGTTGTATTTGGTCCTACAACCCTCTGACATTGGCGATGCTTAATTTTTCTGTGTAAGTGGATGCCTATCTGCCGGCGGCACAAAGTATAGCCGCTTGCCTGCACCTGACAACTCTAGCTTTGCCCCGGTCATCCCCCATCCCCAACTCAGCGGATTAGACTTTGGCAGCGACTCGGAAGTTCTCAATCGTACCTAATCAATCGGCAGAAAcatcgcatcatcatctgccgAGTCGAGCGAATGATTGGTCGGTTCGGTGACTGATATCTTTCAATCCATTGGCATCCATCCGTAAGACAACGTTCCACCAACATGTGTCAGCCATCGGATGCAGACTCGCAGCAGATCCCGCCCATTGAGATCGGCTCATTTATTGCCCTACGTCCTGATAAGAGCGAGTTCATCGGCAGTGCCAGCGGTGTATTCTTTGCGAATACCGTCTTTCGGGCCTTTGCAACTGCAACGACAACCTCTGCCGGGACTGGCTCGAAGCGTCCCCAGGGAGACGTAGATGGCCTGGGGCCTCAAGCGACGCCGGACCCCGGCTCCGCCCATGAGTATGTCATggcagaggagaaggccCAGGAGGAAGCCGCTGGAGAGGATACTCTTGGAGTGGGCGCCGTGGGTGCTGATGATGCCAGCAAGAGCCCGGGGTTGCGATCATATGGCATCGCGGCACCTGGGCTGGGGAtcccacctcctccagccgtTGCGAAGCGGCTCCTGGTGGAATACTTCAGAAGATGGCACCCCTTCCTCCCCTTCCTCCATGGCCCCACGTTCTTTGAAAAGGTGAACCGCTTCTACGAGCTGGAAGGAGGTTCGCCTGGGGAGCCGATGAGCCAGCGGAACAAAGTGTACCaggccatcatcttccaatGCGTCTTTAACATCGCAGACTCAAACCACAACCAGAAGCAAGAGCGGGAGCTGCCCGAAGAATCACGTATCAAGTCTGCCGTCGCCCTGACGAGCTTGCTGGGAATACTCTCCAGCGGTCATGACATCCCCTCCCTACAAGCTCTCCTGGCCGTGGAGCTGTATCTGATGACGCAGATGTCTCTGAGGGCGGCCTCGACTGTTCACGGAGCGATGACGCGCATCTTATACCACTGCGGGCTACACAGATGCCCCTTCCGATACGTTCAGCTGCCGCGCGATATATGCGACAtgaggaagagaatcttTTGGTCTG
This genomic stretch from Trichoderma breve strain T069 chromosome 1, whole genome shotgun sequence harbors:
- a CDS encoding dolichyl-phosphate-mannose-protein mannosyltransferase domain-containing protein, with translation MAKATARGRSPQPPLAAEKQPLVAPVASTKPKKNTSYKSDGVVDNDVFLLPGPDYVAALGVTVLATIVRLFKIYLPTSVVFDEVHFGGFASKYIKGKFFMDVHPPLAKMLIALTGWLAGFDGNFDFKDIGKDYLEPGVPYVAMRLFPAICGIFLAPFMFLTLKAVGCRTTTAVLGAGFIIFENGLLTQARLILLDSPLVAATAFTAMSFTCFTNQHEQGPEKAFQLSWWFWLAMTGLGLGITSSIKWVGLFTIAWVGSLTLLQLWVLLGDSKNVSVRLWFKHFMARVFCLIIIPVTFYLAMFAIHFLCLTNPGEGDGFMSSEFQATLNSKGMKDVAADVVMGSRVTIRHVNTQGGYLHSHPLMYPTGSLQQQITLYPHKDDNNIWILENQTQPLGIDGQPLNGTLAWDALPEVHHIVDGSVLRLYHQPTFRRLHSHDVRPPVTEADWQNEVSAYGYEGFEGDANDLFRVEIVKKQSKGALAKERLRTIETKFRLVHVMTGCALFSHKVKLPEWASEQQEVTCARGGSVPNSVWYVEHNEHPLLGDDVEKVNYANPGFFGKFWELHKVMWRTNAGLTDSHAWDSRPPSWPILRRGINFWGKHHMQVYLLGNPLIWWSSTAVVAIWVIFKGVAILRWQRGCNDYASSTFKRFDYEIGTSVLGWALHYFPFFLMERQLFLHHYFPALYFAIIALCQMFDFVTARIPAALGYRGTLINRVATVSFLVLSAVVFTLFAPLAYGTPWTKAECMRVKLFDKWDFDCNTFLDDYQGYTLTSLPPSSAAPSVPVADVNQDQKPLAPPVISEAAVPPEPKILSKEEKIEYRDQDGNLLNDEQVKALEGKVEFQTKYETKTRVVDEQGREVPMPEGGWPDNMVGGVAPPHPDVEGVDKETAKAESAEAPKEAPKEEAVASSDGEKEAENLKAKPASEGQEATIQEEL